From a single Cytophagales bacterium WSM2-2 genomic region:
- the ruvA gene encoding Holliday junction ATP-dependent DNA helicase RuvA → MIAYLKGKLVHKEPTHVIVEVNGVGYQVGISLHTFSEIKDREDIKLSTYLHVREDAQILYGFASDSEKQMFQSLISVNGVGPNTALVVLSYLSPDELKSAIVNEDTAALQSVKGIGGKTAQRLILELKDKLKKEAMEEAPGIPGLIRNTMRKEALAALVTLGIGKAAAEKSIDTILKKAGGNVSLEELVKQALKTA, encoded by the coding sequence ATGATTGCATATCTAAAAGGAAAACTAGTTCACAAAGAGCCTACGCATGTGATTGTAGAGGTCAACGGAGTAGGGTACCAGGTGGGAATTTCACTTCACACTTTTTCGGAAATAAAAGATCGTGAAGATATAAAGCTGTCTACTTACCTGCATGTGCGGGAAGATGCTCAGATTTTATATGGCTTTGCTTCTGACTCAGAAAAACAGATGTTCCAATCATTGATTTCGGTGAATGGTGTGGGGCCCAATACAGCACTGGTTGTGCTTAGCTACCTTTCTCCGGATGAGTTGAAGTCGGCCATTGTGAATGAGGATACCGCTGCACTGCAATCAGTAAAAGGAATTGGCGGAAAAACAGCCCAGCGCCTGATTTTAGAACTGAAAGACAAGCTGAAGAAAGAGGCGATGGAAGAAGCCCCGGGAATTCCGGGATTGATACGCAATACGATGCGGAAGGAAGCGTTAGCAGCATTAGTAACGCTGGGCATTGGCAAGGCTGCGGCCGAGAAGAGCATCGATACCATCCTGAAAAAAGCAGGAGGGAATGTAAGTTTGGAGGAGCTGGTGAAACAAGCGTTAAAAACAGCCTAA
- a CDS encoding hypothetical protein (frameshifted, insertion at around 1120615) yields MIGFGSFLTYLGYGYMDSWHGVATLALLPFFIIGLVRSSSLVKKISVKALFSSFEKTEFKTTYGIGRILLLFSALGIFLAGLTIMIVGMTTIFVPQDLEYMNITVCGIEQINKNLKPLIAHDRAAFGGGLATIGLLYFFIIKNAAPVINLWQILFVSMAIGFSSAIGVHFIIGYTNVSHLLPACLGAASGAGGLILTYPRMRNHAETSIKS; encoded by the coding sequence GTGATTGGTTTTGGCAGTTTCCTTACTTACCTGGGTTACGGCTATATGGATTCGTGGCATGGAGTTGCAACTCTTGCACTGCTTCCATTTTTCATAATCGGCCTTGTGCGGTCATCTTCATTGGTAAAAAAGATTTCAGTAAAAGCGCTCTTTTCGTCTTTTGAAAAAACTGAATTTAAAACCACCTACGGCATCGGTCGCATCTTGTTGCTATTCTCCGCGCTTGGTATTTTTTTAGCCGGCCTTACTATCATGATTGTGGGCATGACAACAATCTTCGTTCCCCAGGACCTCGAATACATGAACATTACAGTCTGTGGTATTGAACAAATAAATAAAAACCTGAAGCCGCTCATAGCACACGACCGTGCTGCTTTTGGGGGAGGGTTGGCAACTATCGGTCTACTTTATTTTTTCATTATCAAAAATGCAGCACCGGTGATCAACCTGTGGCAAATTCTTTTTGTGTCAATGGCCATTGGATTTAGCTCCGCGATTGGTGTTCATTTCATCATTGGATATACGAATGTCTCGCATCTTCTTCCCGCATGCCTTGGAGCTGCCTCTGGTGCCGGTGGCCTCATTCTCACCTATCCGCGAATGCGGAACCATGCAGAGACTTCCATCAAAAGTTAA